GGGCTGAACCGGCGGACGTCCACCCCGCCCGGCACCAGCCGCACCTTCTCCGGGCGCACGCCGGAGGCGACGAAGGCCTCGACGTTCTGGCGCGAGGGCAGCCAGATCTCGTCGAACAGGTTGCACTGCGCGGCCCACTCCGGCCGGATGCGCTCGGTCTCGTACATCGTGCGCAGGATGGCCCGGGCCGCGGGCGGACGCCCCTTGACCCAGGGCACGGGCTGGGCCTGCACGAGGAGGGCGTCCCCGGCGCTCACGGGCGTCTGGAGCAGCGGGAGGAGCGGGGCATAAGCCTCTGCCCCCTCGCCCTGTGGCACCGGGTCCAGGGGGTCGATCCTGACGGCGATGCCCGCCCGCACCAGCGCCTGGACGAAGGTGCGCGACTCGGCGGCGTAGCCGCTGCCGTTGAAGAATACGGACTGGTAGATCACGCCGGGCACGGGGGGCCACCTCGCAGGTCCTCCGCATCGCCGCAGGCGAACAGGGCGTCGGCGAACGCGGCGCCGATGCGCGCGACCTGCCGCACCTCCTGGGCCTGCTCCCGTGCGCAGACGAGCAGCACCTTGGGGGTGTCCACGACGATCAGGTCGGAGACTCCGAGCAGCACCACCAGCCGGTCGCCGCCGTGCACCACCACCCGCCGGGCGTCCTGCAGCAGCACCTCGCCGATCACGGCGTTGCCGTTCTCGTCCAGCGGCAGCAGGCGGCTGAGCGCGGCCCAGTCGCCCACGTCGTTCCAGCCGAAGTGACCCGGCACCACGGCCACCCGGTCGGAGCGCTCCAGCACCCCCTTGTCGACGGAGGTGCCGGGCAACCCGGCGAACTGCCCGGCCAGGCCGGGCGGAAGCGGGGCGGCCCACTGCACCTGCTCCAGCACGGCGTGCAGCTCGGGCATGTGGCGGCCGATCTCCTGGTCGAGGACGTCGGCCCGCGCGACGAGGATGCCGCTGTTCCAGGCGTACTCGCCGGACTCCAGGTACTGTTCGGCCGTTGCCCGGTCGGGCTTCTCGGCAAAGCGGTCCACGCGGAAGGCCGGCAGGACCGTGGGGAGCTCCAGCGGCGCCCCCCGCCTGATGTAGCCGTACCCGGTCTCCGGGCGGGTCGGCGGGATCCCGATGGCCACCAGGTACCCGTGCCTGGCCACCTCCACGGCGGCCTGCAGTGTCACGCGGAAGCGGGCCGGCCCGGTGATGTGGTGGTCGGAGGGCATCGCCACGATGACCGAATCGGGCCCGAGCCGCCGGGCCGCCAGGCCCAGGGCGGCGGCCGTGTTGCGCGCGCAGGGCTCCAGGATCAGGTTGGCCTCGGGGAGGGCCGGCAGCTCCTGCCGCACCAGGTCCGCGTACCGCTCGTGCGTAACCACGTAGATCGACTCCGGCGCCGTGAGCATGGCGGCCCGGGTGAACGTGGCCCGGAGCAGCGACTCCTTGCCGTCCACCTGGAGGAACTGCTTGGGCCTGGCCTCGGTCGAACGGGGCCAGAAGCGCTCCCCCCGGCCGCCGGCCAGCAGCACCACCCGCACGTCCTGCCACGCATCCGTCATGGCTCCTCACCTCCGGCGGGCTGCGCTTCCCTGGCCTCCAGTTCTGCCCTGAGGCGCTGCACCTGCGGGGCGAGGGGGCTGCCGGTCCAGTCCAGGCGGCAGATCGCCAGGGCGCCCTCCCGGTCTCCGGCTCCCGCCAGGCCCCTCGCCAGCACGAAGAGACCGGCCCGGTCCAGCCTGCCCTCCTGGCGGAACGGTTCCAGCAGACGGACGACCAGGTGGGGGCGCCGCGCGTGCAGGAGCAGCGTGGCCACCTGAACCTGGTCGGCATACTGCCGGCCGGGGAAGAACGCCCGCAGCTCCTCCAGCAGTTCGTCGTCCCCGGCCGTCCGGCCCAGCAGCGCGGCCAGCCGCTTCAGCGGCTCGTGCCAGCCCGGCCGGCTGTGCGCCGCCTCCCGGTAGGCCGCGCGGGCCTCCGCGTCGCGCCCCAGGGCCTCGAGGGCCGCACCCAGCTCCAGCTGCGCCTTGTAAGAGCCGGTCCCCGGGTCTGTCGAGGAGTAGCGCGCTGCGGGGGCGGGCCCCAGCTCGAGGCAGCGGGCGAAGGCGGAGACGGCCTGCTCCGCCTGCCCCGCCCGCACCCGCGCCACGCCCTTCAAGAAATAGAGATCGGTGTAGTCGGGGTAGCGTGCGATCTCCTCGTCCAGCAGGCGGAAGAGCGACGCCCACTCCTCCCGCTCCAGCAGCGTGGCGGCGTACGCCTTCACCAGCTTCGGGCGCCAGACGTCGCCGGGCCGCGCCCGGACCAGCGCGGCGGCGAACGACGCCGCGGCCTGCTGCAGCAGCCCCTGGTCGTAGTACTCGATGCCCAGGTTGAAGTGGGCGAAGGCGTCCTGCGGGCTGCGGGCGATCACCTTCTCCAGCAGGTGCCGGTTCCGCTCGAACTTGCGCCGGGCGGCCCGCACCTCCCGCAGGTAACCGTAGTGCACGACCTGCAGCCCGCTGTGGGCCGTCCTGCTCCCCGGACGCCGCGCCAGGATGGTGGGCAGGATCTGCTCGTGCACCTCCCCGGCGAAACGGTACTCCGGGCGGTTGCGCCAGAGCCGGAAGAGCGAGCTCTCCTCCACCTCCGGCTGCATGGCGGAGCCGACCAGGTGGCGCATCTGCACGAAGTAGCCCTCCACATCCGGGTCGGCCAGCAGCGCCGGAAGGCCGGCGGCCGACGCGGGCAGCAGGACCTCGTCGGCGTCCAGCATGAGGATCCAGTCCCCCGTCGCCCGCTCCAGCGAGGCGTTGCGCGCGGCGCTGAAGTCGTCCGGCCACGGCATTTCGAACACGGTGGCGCCGAACCGGCGGGCGACCTCCACCGTGTTGTCGCGCGATCCCGTATCCACCACCACGATCTCATCCACTACGCCGCGCACGCTCTCCAGGCAGCGGGGGAGAAAGGTCTCCTCGTCGCGCACGATCATGCATAGACTCAGACGCACAGGCATGTGTATCGCGCTCCTGTGGTGCAGTCTCGGCCTGGCAGGCCGTTCTCTGCCACCCTATGCGCAGCGGGCCGGAGTGGTGGCCCTCAGGGCGAACGTCGCCCGCCCCCGCTGATCCTGACCCGAACCCGGTGGGTGGCCGTCTCGCCGCCCTCCTGATAAGTAGTGGCCGTCGCCTTCACCACCGCCCAGCGCCCGGGCCGGAACGGGCGCCCCCGATGCCGGGGAGCACCGCCCGCGCCGGACGCCTCCTGCGCCTGCGCCACCGCAACCTTCCCTTCACCGCCCTGGGTCCCGGTGGGCTGGGCTGGGTCCGCTCCCGGCGGCTCCCCACCCTCCGGCGCCTCGTCCCTGCCCCAGTCGATCTCGCCCGCCGGTTCGTCCTCGCCCGGCACCCCTCTCCGCATGAGCGCCAGGAGCGCAGCGATGGCCGGCGGCGGCTGGGGCTGGGAGTGTGGCGGCGGGCTGCTCCGCAGGTGAAGCAGCACGGCCGCGCCGGACAGGAGGGTGCCGGCGATGAGCAGCGCGACCGGGGCCGGCAGGGTGAAGAGGCCCCACAGGATCAGGACGCCGCCCGTCGCGCCCAGGGCGTGAACGGCCCATCGCTCGTACATGGCGTCACCTCCGAGCAGTCGCACCAACAGTCCCTCCATTATACAAAGTCGCGCAGCCCCGTGGTGTCATCCGCGCATGAAGACCGTATTATGTAGCACGACCCAGTGAGGAGGGAATAGGCGTCCATGTCCGGTGATCACAACACGGATCCGCAGTACCTGATGAGGCCGCAGCCCGACCCGGTTTCCATTGCAGCGCCCATCGTCTCGGGGCAGGGCGAATCCGAGGTTCTGGAGCGCATCGTCCTTGATCTGGCCGAGCTCGCTGCGGCAGGTGCCGGAGCAGGGCTCCTGACATCGGCTACCCTGGTCGCGCTCGAAGTCGTCGCGCTGTCGAAGCGCATCTCCATTACTGAGTGCGAGGTGTTTACCAACAAGGTTCTTATCAACGGCGTACTGCATAAGGACCTCCTCTTCAAGTTCGCCGCGATCACGCAACCCCTCGCCACCGACCTCAGCCTCACGGGTAGTGACTGCACGTTCATCCTGGCAGAGACCCTGGACCTGGTCATCGACTGCCCGTTCGGCGCGTGCGTCCCGGTTCCGGGTGCGTGCCCGGGCGACACCTGCCTGGTGCAGAACGCCTGCGTCGAGGCCGAGAAAGAGCTGCTCATCGACACAGACGGCGACGGCGTCCCCGATCAGTTCGAGGAGAAGGTGTGCATCCTGCTGCAGGTCCAGACCATCCGGAACCAGGCGGTGTCCATCACGCCGGCCACCATCATCCCTGGACCCGTGGTCCCCACATGCCCGCCCAACCCTTGCCCGAGCCAGGTCGGGTTGCCCAGCAGCGTCTTCATCACCCGGCAGCCAGGGGTATTCCGGGGTTGAGCAACGTGGCCCGACACCCAGCGGTGTCGGGCCACAAACCATCGTGGCGGTCCCGCCACGCAGGCCGTATTGCTGATCTGAGGAGTGAACGATCGTGGAGGCACTGCTCTTCCTGGGCGACCGGCCCGTCGAACGGATCGCGGCAGACGCAATTCCCCAGATCGCACGCGTCCTGCGGCTGGCCGGCCACCGGGTGCGTTGGCAGCCCGACGTGGGGTGCCTGTTCGTCGACTCCCCCCTGGAGGGGCGCATCATCGGCTGCCGGGCCCACGGCGATGCCCGCGGCGTCGCGGCGCAGTCGCTGGATGAACTGTTCCGCTGGGTCCGCATGGCTGGCGGGGTGCCGGCGGCGCCCGGGCTCGTGGCCGACGCGGTGATCCGCCTGGTGGCCGAGCCATGCGCGGCCCATGACCTCCCGTCCATCCTGGTCTCGGGGGGCCGGCGCCGCTGGTTCCTGCCGCGGCGCAGCGACCTGGTCGTCGCGGTGGCCGACTGCCTGCGCGACCTGGTCGACGTGCCGGTAGGGGTGATCTCCCGCCCGACCGACGGCGCCGAGGTGGAGGTGCGCATCAAGGTCCCGCCCGAAATCCGGGTGTCGCACGCCGTCGCGCGGGCGATCTGGCTGGCGCTCATGGCGACCTGCGGCCGTTCCCGGGGCGAGCGCGAGCCGTCCCACGCCTGGATCGTGCAGGCGCTGGAATGGTGGGAGTCCCGGCCGGCAGCAGAGGTTGTCGAACCGCTATCCCCCGCGCGGCCGGCGGCGCAGCCGCGCGCGGGCCGCCCGGGGCTGCGGGCGCCGGTTGACCCCGTCGCAGGCCGGCGGCCGCGCATCGTGTGGGAGTCGGAGGGGCGCGATCCTTCCCCGCGCACCCCCGTGCTCCCTGAGCCGGGCACCGCCGCAGAGGGGGCGCCGTCCGTGCCCTTCGCCGTCTTCGCGCCGGCGGCCGGACCCGAGGAGGCGGCCGCCGCCCAGGCTCCGGGGATGGACCAGGGGGGCTTCCACGCACCTGGCGATGCCATCGGCGCTCAGCCCAGGGCGGCGGGCGCACCTGTGGCACCCGCCCCTGCCCCCGCCGACGCCGGCCCGAATCCGCAGGGGGCGGCCGGTACGGCTGCGGATGCTCCGGCGGCGGCCGGTCCGTCCGCGGACGCCCCGACGGGGCCGCCGGCGGCGGTAGCCGGTTCTACGGATGCGGCGCCCAGACCCGCGGCTGCACCCGTCACGGCAGCCGAGGCGGCGCCGACGCCAGCGGCAGTACCGGTTGCGGCAGCCGATCCAGCGCCGAAGCTGGCGGCGCTCCCCGCTGCGCCAGCCGAGGCGCCGTCGAAGCCAGCGGGCGCCGGTGCACCCGCCGAGCCCCCGCAGAAGGCGCATCCAGCCACGGGACCGGCACCGTCCGGTGCGGCGGCCGAGGCGGCGCCGGGGTCAACGGCACCATCCGGTGCGCCCGGCGCGGAGACTGCGGCCGAGCCCGCACCGGCGGAGAGCACGCGCAGGCGGGTGGCCGCAGCATCGAACACCTTCCGTTTCCCCATCTTCGAACGCCGTTCTTCCGCGCCGCGCCGCTGAGATCCCTCAACGGAGCGGCACCCCCCGGGCCACGCGGTCCATGTCGGCCCGCACCATCATCTCCACCAGCTGGTCGAAGCTCACCGTCGGTGCCCAGCCCAGCTGGTGGCGAGCCCGGGTGGGATCGCCGATCAGGAGGTCCACCTCGGCGGGGCGGTAGAGCGCCGGGTTCACCTGCACCAGCAGCCGCCCGGAGGTGCGGTCGAACCCCCGGGTCCCGGCCCCCTCCCCCTCCCAGGTCAGGTGGTAGCCGGCCGCCTCGGCGGCACGCTCCACGAACTCGCGCACCGAACGGGTCTCCCCGGTGGCCAGCACGTAGTCTCCGCCCTCGGGCTGCTGCAGCATCAGCCACATCCCCCGCACGTAGTCGCCGGCGAAGCCCCAGTCGCGCCGGGCCTCCAGGTTGCCCAGCTCCAGCACCTGCGCCTGGCCGTGCCGGATGCGCGCCAGGGTGGCCGTCACCTTGCGGGTGACGAAGTCCATGCTCCGGAGCGGGGACTCGTGGTTGAACAGGATCCCGGAGGAGGCGTGCATGCCGTACGCCTCCCGGTAGTTCACCGTGATCCAGTGCGCGTACACCTTCGCCGCGCCGTACGGGCTCCGGGGGTAGAACGGCGTCTGCTCGCGCTGCGGGACCTCCTGCACCTTGCCAAACATCTCGGAGGTGGACGCCTGGTAGAAGCGTGCGTCGGGACGCACCTGCCGCAGGGCTTCCAGGAGCCGCGTCACGCCCAGGGCGTCGACCTCGGCCGTGTAGACGGGCATCTCGAACGAGAGGCCGACGAAGCTCTGAGCGGCCAGGTTGTACACCTCGTCCGGACGGACCTGCTCGAGGACCCGCTGGATGTTGCTCAGCTCCAGGAGGTCCAGCGGCACCTTGCGGACCTGTTCCTCCACCCCGAGCTCGGCCAGCCGCCAGAAGTTGGCCGAGGCACTGCGGCGGTAGGCGCCGTAGACCTCGTAGTTCTGCTCCAGGAGCAGCTTCGCCAGGTAGGCGCCGTCCTGCCCCGTGACTCCCGTGATCAGCGCCTTTCGTGCCATGCCCTCTCCTCCCCTCACGCCGTCGGAGGAGGATATGAGCGTGTGCGGCACCCTTATGCCGCCCTCAGGTAGACCGGAACGCACGATTCTGTAAACCCGGGCATAGAATGCACATGTATGTCGCTCGAGGGAGTGATCCCATGGTCCAGAGGCGCCGGCCGCGACTGATCCACCGCAAGGCCTCGAAGGTTCCGCCGCCCGTTCCCTACACCGCCTGCACGTTCACGGTACCCCTGCCGTCCGACGTCGCGGCCGCGGTCAACCGGCCGAGCCTCACCCTGCTGGGCGTGGAATCCGACATCAGCATCGTCGGCGAGGTCCGGCGCAGGGGCCGCTGGGAGCCCCACGTGATGGAGGCCATCGTCCGCTTCCTCCCGCCCGGCGGCACCTTCATCGACGTGGGAGCCAACTTCGGCATCCACGCCGCGCTGGCCGCCGCCCGCGTGGGTGACGCCGGCCGCGTGCTGGCCGTGGAGGCCTCGCCGGTCACCCTCGGCCTGCTGGCGCAGAACCTGGCGAACATGGGCTGCCCCGGGGCCGTTGCGGTGCACGCTGCCGCCTGGAGTCGGCCCGAAATCCTGCGGTTCCGCCACATCACGCAGGTCGTCGGGGGATCTCACGTCGCCTTCACCGGTGATGAACGCCCGTGGGACGGCGTGCAGTACCAGGTGCTGGGCGTGCCGCTGGACACGCTCGTCACCCTGGCGGGGCTGGAGCGCGTGGACCTGATCAAGATCGACGTGGAGGGCTCCGAGCACCGGGTCCTGCAGGGCGCCGCGGAGACGCTGCGACGCCATCGCCCGACTATGATCATCGAATTCAACCAGGAAACCGCGCGGTTCTTCGACGGACACACCGCAGAGGACCTCCATCGCCTGGTGCGGGAACTGGGCTACCGCATGGCCTTCCTGGACCCCATGTTCACAGCCCACGACGCCAACGACTACGCGGCGATGGAGCGTAT
The DNA window shown above is from Symbiobacterium terraclitae and carries:
- the gmd gene encoding GDP-mannose 4,6-dehydratase; its protein translation is MARKALITGVTGQDGAYLAKLLLEQNYEVYGAYRRSASANFWRLAELGVEEQVRKVPLDLLELSNIQRVLEQVRPDEVYNLAAQSFVGLSFEMPVYTAEVDALGVTRLLEALRQVRPDARFYQASTSEMFGKVQEVPQREQTPFYPRSPYGAAKVYAHWITVNYREAYGMHASSGILFNHESPLRSMDFVTRKVTATLARIRHGQAQVLELGNLEARRDWGFAGDYVRGMWLMLQQPEGGDYVLATGETRSVREFVERAAEAAGYHLTWEGEGAGTRGFDRTSGRLLVQVNPALYRPAEVDLLIGDPTRARHQLGWAPTVSFDQLVEMMVRADMDRVARGVPLR
- a CDS encoding mannose-1-phosphate guanylyltransferase gives rise to the protein MTDAWQDVRVVLLAGGRGERFWPRSTEARPKQFLQVDGKESLLRATFTRAAMLTAPESIYVVTHERYADLVRQELPALPEANLILEPCARNTAAALGLAARRLGPDSVIVAMPSDHHITGPARFRVTLQAAVEVARHGYLVAIGIPPTRPETGYGYIRRGAPLELPTVLPAFRVDRFAEKPDRATAEQYLESGEYAWNSGILVARADVLDQEIGRHMPELHAVLEQVQWAAPLPPGLAGQFAGLPGTSVDKGVLERSDRVAVVPGHFGWNDVGDWAALSRLLPLDENGNAVIGEVLLQDARRVVVHGGDRLVVLLGVSDLIVVDTPKVLLVCAREQAQEVRQVARIGAAFADALFACGDAEDLRGGPPCPA
- a CDS encoding FkbM family methyltransferase translates to MVQRRRPRLIHRKASKVPPPVPYTACTFTVPLPSDVAAAVNRPSLTLLGVESDISIVGEVRRRGRWEPHVMEAIVRFLPPGGTFIDVGANFGIHAALAAARVGDAGRVLAVEASPVTLGLLAQNLANMGCPGAVAVHAAAWSRPEILRFRHITQVVGGSHVAFTGDERPWDGVQYQVLGVPLDTLVTLAGLERVDLIKIDVEGSEHRVLQGAAETLRRHRPTMIIEFNQETARFFDGHTAEDLHRLVRELGYRMAFLDPMFTAHDANDYAAMERIWQSRNQVLEVACTPA
- a CDS encoding DUF3794 domain-containing protein, which encodes MSGDHNTDPQYLMRPQPDPVSIAAPIVSGQGESEVLERIVLDLAELAAAGAGAGLLTSATLVALEVVALSKRISITECEVFTNKVLINGVLHKDLLFKFAAITQPLATDLSLTGSDCTFILAETLDLVIDCPFGACVPVPGACPGDTCLVQNACVEAEKELLIDTDGDGVPDQFEEKVCILLQVQTIRNQAVSITPATIIPGPVVPTCPPNPCPSQVGLPSSVFITRQPGVFRG
- a CDS encoding tetratricopeptide repeat-containing glycosyltransferase family 2 protein, with the protein product MPVRLSLCMIVRDEETFLPRCLESVRGVVDEIVVVDTGSRDNTVEVARRFGATVFEMPWPDDFSAARNASLERATGDWILMLDADEVLLPASAAGLPALLADPDVEGYFVQMRHLVGSAMQPEVEESSLFRLWRNRPEYRFAGEVHEQILPTILARRPGSRTAHSGLQVVHYGYLREVRAARRKFERNRHLLEKVIARSPQDAFAHFNLGIEYYDQGLLQQAAASFAAALVRARPGDVWRPKLVKAYAATLLEREEWASLFRLLDEEIARYPDYTDLYFLKGVARVRAGQAEQAVSAFARCLELGPAPAARYSSTDPGTGSYKAQLELGAALEALGRDAEARAAYREAAHSRPGWHEPLKRLAALLGRTAGDDELLEELRAFFPGRQYADQVQVATLLLHARRPHLVVRLLEPFRQEGRLDRAGLFVLARGLAGAGDREGALAICRLDWTGSPLAPQVQRLRAELEAREAQPAGGEEP